A section of the Pseudomonas tritici genome encodes:
- a CDS encoding N-acyl-D-amino-acid deacylase family protein produces MKYDTLIRQALIIDGRNTPGYVADVGLRDGRIETIGDLSAAVAEHEIDAMGRVLAPGFIDVHTHDDTVVIRHPQMLPKLSQGVTTVIVGNCGISASPVSLRSDPPDPMNLLGTREAFTYPRFADYRAAVDGAHPAVNVAALIGHTALRSNHMDDLHRSASLDEIAAMRVQLQESLEAGALGLSTGLAYASAFNAETDEVLQLSEELTAFGAVYTTHLRSEFEPVLEAMDEAFLIGRHAKAPVIISHLKCAGAGNWGRSPQLLASLEAAAKTHPVGCDCYPYAASSSTLDLKQVTDAFRITITWSTPHPELGGRDLQDIAAEWGVSLMDAARRLQPAGAVYYGMDEEDVRKILAHPLSMVGSDGLPEDPFPHPRLWGAFPRVLGHFSRDVGLFPLHTAVHKMTGLSAARFGLAGRGEIREGHWADLVLFDPLRVRDVADFKEPQRAAEGIDGVWVNGVLSYSDGHAKGLRAGRFLARSGDLRRGFVVGG; encoded by the coding sequence ATGAAGTACGACACGTTGATACGCCAGGCGCTGATCATCGATGGTCGCAATACGCCCGGCTACGTTGCTGATGTGGGGTTGCGCGACGGGCGCATCGAGACGATCGGTGACTTGTCGGCGGCCGTGGCCGAGCATGAAATCGACGCCATGGGACGCGTGCTGGCGCCGGGTTTTATCGACGTGCACACCCACGATGACACCGTGGTGATTCGCCATCCGCAAATGCTGCCCAAGCTCAGCCAGGGTGTGACCACGGTGATCGTCGGCAATTGTGGCATCAGCGCCTCGCCGGTGAGTTTGCGCAGCGATCCACCGGACCCGATGAATTTGTTGGGCACGCGCGAGGCGTTCACTTACCCACGGTTTGCCGACTACCGCGCGGCGGTGGACGGGGCGCATCCGGCGGTGAACGTCGCCGCACTGATCGGCCACACAGCATTGCGCAGCAACCATATGGACGACCTGCACCGCAGCGCCTCGCTGGATGAGATCGCCGCCATGCGCGTGCAGTTGCAGGAAAGCCTCGAGGCCGGCGCCCTTGGTTTATCCACAGGCCTGGCCTATGCCAGTGCGTTCAATGCCGAGACTGATGAAGTGCTGCAACTGAGTGAAGAACTCACCGCGTTTGGCGCGGTGTACACCACCCATTTGCGCAGTGAATTCGAGCCGGTGCTGGAGGCGATGGACGAGGCGTTTTTGATTGGCCGGCATGCCAAGGCGCCGGTGATTATTTCCCACCTCAAATGCGCCGGCGCGGGGAATTGGGGGCGTAGCCCGCAGCTGCTGGCATCGCTGGAAGCGGCTGCGAAAACCCATCCAGTGGGGTGTGATTGTTATCCCTATGCGGCGAGTTCTTCGACCCTGGACCTCAAGCAGGTAACTGACGCGTTTCGGATCACCATCACCTGGTCGACACCGCACCCCGAATTGGGCGGGCGCGACTTGCAGGACATCGCCGCCGAGTGGGGCGTTTCGTTGATGGATGCAGCGCGCCGCCTGCAACCGGCAGGGGCTGTGTATTACGGGATGGATGAAGAAGATGTGCGCAAGATCCTGGCGCATCCATTGTCGATGGTCGGGTCGGATGGGCTGCCGGAAGACCCGTTTCCACATCCGCGTTTATGGGGGGCGTTTCCACGGGTATTGGGGCATTTCAGCCGGGATGTCGGGTTGTTTCCGCTGCACACGGCGGTGCACAAAATGACCGGCTTGTCGGCGGCGCGGTTTGGTTTGGCCGGGCGCGGTGAAATCCGTGAAGGGCACTGGGCCGACCTGGTGTTGTTCGATCCGCTGCGCGTGCGCGATGTGGCGGATTTCAAAGAGCCACAGCGGGCGGCGGAAGGCATCGATGGTGTGTGGGTCAATGGCGTGTTGAGCTACAGCGACGGGCATGCGAAAGGCCTGCGCGCAGGTCGCTTCCTGGCGCGCAGTGGGGATTTGCGCCGTGGATTCGTGGTGGGTGGATAG
- a CDS encoding MurR/RpiR family transcriptional regulator codes for MDILYQIRARQDSFSAGEGRIARLMLEDVGFAASASLEALSQRAEVSTATLSRFARSVGCRDLRDLRLQLAQASGVGSRFLDPAGLPEQSAFHRQILGDIEATLRQHLSGFNQASFVDAVSLLGKARMIHAFGMGGPSSLCSDELQVRLVRLGYPIAACHDPVMMRVTAATLGPEHALIVCSLTGLTPELLDVVELARNYDARIVAITLADSPLAQLADVLLPLQPAETSFIYKPTAARYGMLLAIDLLATELALAMPDDNQERLRRIKLALDDYRGGPDSLPLGD; via the coding sequence ATGGACATCCTCTACCAGATCCGCGCCCGCCAGGATTCCTTCAGCGCCGGTGAAGGGCGTATCGCCAGGCTGATGCTGGAGGACGTAGGCTTTGCCGCTTCGGCCAGCCTGGAAGCGTTGTCCCAGCGGGCCGAGGTCAGCACGGCGACCTTGTCGCGGTTTGCGCGCAGTGTGGGCTGCCGGGATTTACGCGACTTGCGCCTGCAATTGGCCCAAGCCAGTGGCGTCGGCAGCCGCTTCCTGGACCCTGCCGGGTTGCCGGAACAGTCGGCGTTTCATCGGCAGATTCTGGGTGATATCGAGGCGACGTTGCGTCAGCACTTGTCGGGCTTCAACCAGGCGAGTTTCGTTGACGCGGTCAGCCTGCTGGGCAAGGCACGGATGATCCACGCGTTCGGCATGGGCGGCCCGTCGAGCTTGTGCAGCGATGAATTACAGGTGCGCTTGGTGCGCCTGGGCTATCCGATTGCGGCTTGTCATGACCCAGTGATGATGCGCGTCACGGCAGCGACCTTGGGCCCGGAGCATGCATTGATTGTGTGTTCCCTGACCGGCCTCACCCCTGAGTTACTGGACGTGGTGGAACTGGCGCGCAACTACGACGCGCGTATCGTCGCCATCACCCTGGCCGATTCGCCCTTGGCCCAGTTGGCGGATGTGCTGCTGCCGTTACAACCGGCCGAAACCAGTTTTATCTACAAGCCCACCGCCGCGCGCTACGGCATGCTGCTGGCCATCGACCTGCTCGCCACCGAGCTGGCGCTGGCCATGCCCGACGACAACCAGGAACGCCTGCGCCGGATCAAGCTGGCCCTGGACGATTACCGCGGCGGCCCCGACAGCCTGCCGCTTGGAGACTGA
- a CDS encoding GntT/GntP/DsdX family permease, with translation MAASPGFGLLAYAAIAIIALIVLIARYRLNPFIVITLVSIGLALMAGMPADTIMGSYEAGVGKTLGHIALVVALGTMLGKMMAESGGAEQVARTLINRFGERNAHWAMVCIAFLVGLPLFFEVGFVLLVPIAFTVARRVGVSILMVGLPMVAGLSVVHALVPPHPAAMMAVLAYNASVGQTVLYAILIGIPTAIIAGPVYAKFIVPRIHLPAENPLERQFIDREPRTRLPSFALTMGTILLPVVLMMIGGWANVISTPGTGFNQFLLFIGNSVIALLVATLVSFWTLGLAQGFNRESILRFTNECLAPTASITLLVGAGGGLNRILVDAGVTNEILGLAHAFHLSPLVMGWLFAALMRIATGSATVAMTTASGVVAPVAMGLGYPHPELLVLATGAGSVIFSHVNDGGFWLIKEYFNMTVIQTFKTWTVLETLISLVAFGLTYGLSCIL, from the coding sequence ATGGCCGCATCACCGGGCTTCGGGCTATTGGCATACGCTGCCATCGCCATCATTGCTTTGATCGTGCTGATTGCACGTTACCGGCTCAACCCGTTTATCGTCATCACCCTGGTGTCCATCGGCCTGGCGCTGATGGCCGGGATGCCGGCGGATACCATCATGGGTTCCTACGAGGCAGGCGTCGGCAAGACCCTGGGGCATATTGCTTTGGTGGTGGCGCTGGGCACCATGCTGGGCAAGATGATGGCCGAGTCTGGCGGTGCCGAGCAGGTGGCGCGCACGCTGATCAACCGGTTTGGCGAACGCAACGCGCACTGGGCGATGGTGTGCATCGCGTTCCTGGTGGGGCTGCCGCTGTTTTTCGAAGTCGGTTTTGTGTTGCTGGTGCCGATCGCCTTTACCGTGGCGCGGCGCGTGGGCGTGTCGATCCTGATGGTCGGCTTGCCGATGGTCGCCGGTTTATCGGTGGTGCATGCGCTGGTGCCGCCGCACCCGGCGGCGATGATGGCGGTACTGGCGTACAACGCCTCGGTAGGGCAGACCGTGCTGTATGCGATTTTGATCGGCATTCCCACGGCAATCATTGCCGGCCCGGTCTATGCCAAATTCATCGTGCCGCGTATTCACCTGCCGGCGGAAAACCCGCTGGAACGCCAGTTCATCGACCGCGAACCGCGTACGCGCCTGCCGAGCTTCGCGCTGACCATGGGCACTATCCTGTTGCCGGTGGTGTTGATGATGATTGGCGGCTGGGCCAACGTGATTTCCACGCCGGGCACGGGCTTTAATCAATTCCTGCTGTTTATCGGTAACTCGGTGATCGCGTTGTTGGTGGCGACTTTGGTCAGTTTCTGGACCTTGGGCCTGGCCCAGGGCTTCAACCGCGAGTCGATCCTCAGGTTTACCAATGAGTGCCTGGCGCCGACCGCCAGTATCACCTTGCTGGTGGGGGCGGGCGGCGGTTTGAATCGGATCCTGGTAGATGCGGGCGTCACCAACGAGATTCTCGGTCTGGCCCATGCCTTCCATCTGTCGCCGCTGGTGATGGGTTGGCTGTTCGCTGCACTGATGCGTATTGCTACAGGCTCTGCCACTGTCGCTATGACCACCGCCTCCGGCGTGGTGGCGCCGGTCGCCATGGGCCTGGGTTATCCACACCCCGAATTGCTGGTGCTGGCCACCGGCGCGGGTTCGGTGATCTTTTCCCACGTGAACGACGGCGGCTTCTGGCTGATCAAGGAATACTTCAATATGACGGTGATCCAGACCTTCAAGACCTGGACTGTGCTGGAGACATTGATCTCTCTTGTCGCCTTTGGTCTGACGTACGGTCTGTCCTGCATTTTGTAA
- a CDS encoding lysozyme inhibitor LprI family protein, which translates to MIRTSLAAGTVLLALCGTASAADNAALKKCMDGANTTVEMVSCNVKEAKVQDTRLNKAYKTALAAQKGSRKQQLQDVQRLWIKYRDANCAFAGSATGGTIDQVNGTGCMLDMTQTRAQELENLVGP; encoded by the coding sequence ATGATTCGCACATCCCTTGCTGCCGGTACCGTGCTTCTCGCCCTGTGTGGCACTGCTTCAGCCGCCGACAACGCGGCCTTGAAAAAATGCATGGACGGCGCCAACACGACCGTAGAAATGGTCAGTTGCAACGTCAAGGAAGCCAAGGTCCAGGACACGCGCCTGAACAAGGCCTACAAAACCGCCCTCGCCGCCCAGAAAGGCTCGCGCAAGCAACAACTGCAAGACGTGCAGCGCCTGTGGATAAAGTACCGTGACGCCAATTGCGCCTTCGCAGGGTCCGCCACCGGCGGCACCATCGACCAGGTCAACGGTACCGGCTGCATGCTAGACATGACCCAGACCCGCGCCCAGGAACTGGAAAACCTGGTCGGGCCGTGA
- a CDS encoding SulP family inorganic anion transporter — protein sequence MNLIRLRADALAGLTTSFALLPECIAFALVAHLNPLMGLYGAFIICTLTALFGGRPGMVSGAAGSMAVVIVALVVQHGVEYLLATVLLGGLIMVAFGLLRLGKLVRMVPHPVMLGFVNGLAIIIALAQLEHFKSGETWLSGTPLYVMAGLVLVTMAIVYLLPRITRAVPPALVAILGVGLAVYLLGLPTRTLGDMAHIAGGLPTFALPQIPWTLETLGIIAPYAFLMAMVGLLETLLTLNLTDEITETRGYPDRESVALGAANMVSGLFGGMGGCAMIGQTVINLSSGGRGRFSGVFAGVMILLFILFLSPFIERIPLAALVGVMFVVSQQTFAWASLRVINKVPLNDVLVIIAVTVITVFTDLATAVLCGIVIAALNFAWQQARELYADEHLEADGSKLYRLHGTLFFASTTPFLNQFDPANDPDQVTLDCRHLSFVDYSAIAALMTLRERYTKAGKHLRVLHLSERCKKLLKRARVHHE from the coding sequence ATGAACCTCATCCGTCTGCGCGCCGATGCCCTGGCCGGCCTCACCACGTCTTTTGCGTTGCTGCCCGAATGCATCGCCTTTGCCCTGGTGGCCCATCTCAACCCGTTGATGGGGCTCTACGGCGCTTTTATCATCTGCACCCTCACGGCGTTGTTTGGTGGTCGCCCCGGCATGGTGTCCGGTGCGGCAGGCTCGATGGCCGTCGTGATTGTTGCGTTGGTGGTGCAACACGGCGTGGAGTATCTGCTGGCCACGGTATTGCTGGGCGGGTTAATCATGGTTGCTTTCGGCCTGCTGCGCCTGGGCAAGCTGGTGCGCATGGTGCCGCACCCGGTGATGCTCGGCTTCGTCAACGGCCTGGCGATTATCATCGCCCTGGCACAGTTGGAGCATTTCAAAAGCGGTGAGACCTGGCTCAGCGGTACGCCGCTGTACGTGATGGCCGGCCTGGTGCTGGTGACCATGGCCATCGTCTACCTGCTGCCGCGCATCACCCGTGCCGTGCCGCCCGCGTTGGTGGCGATCCTCGGCGTCGGCCTGGCGGTCTACCTCCTTGGCCTGCCGACCCGCACCCTTGGCGACATGGCCCACATCGCCGGCGGCCTGCCAACGTTTGCGCTGCCGCAAATCCCCTGGACCCTGGAAACCCTCGGCATCATCGCGCCCTACGCGTTCCTGATGGCGATGGTTGGTCTGTTGGAAACCCTGCTCACCCTCAACCTCACCGACGAAATCACTGAGACCCGTGGCTACCCCGACCGCGAAAGCGTGGCCCTGGGTGCAGCGAATATGGTCTCGGGCCTGTTCGGCGGCATGGGCGGTTGCGCGATGATCGGGCAAACCGTGATTAACCTCAGCTCCGGCGGGCGCGGGCGTTTCTCCGGGGTGTTTGCCGGGGTGATGATCTTGCTGTTCATTCTGTTTCTGTCGCCGTTTATCGAGCGGATTCCGCTGGCGGCGCTGGTGGGGGTGATGTTTGTGGTGTCGCAACAGACTTTCGCCTGGGCGTCGTTGCGCGTGATCAACAAAGTGCCGCTCAATGACGTGCTGGTGATTATCGCGGTGACGGTGATCACCGTGTTCACCGACCTGGCCACGGCGGTGCTGTGCGGCATTGTGATCGCGGCGTTGAATTTCGCCTGGCAACAAGCGCGCGAGTTGTATGCCGATGAACATCTGGAGGCCGATGGCAGCAAGCTCTATCGCCTGCACGGCACGCTGTTCTTTGCCTCGACCACGCCGTTCCTGAATCAATTCGATCCGGCCAATGATCCGGACCAGGTGACGCTGGATTGCCGCCACCTGAGCTTTGTCGATTACTCGGCGATTGCTGCACTGATGACCCTGCGCGAGCGCTACACCAAGGCTGGCAAGCATCTGCGGGTGCTGCATTTGTCCGAGCGCTGCAAGAAGTTGCTCAAGCGCGCCCGGGTACATCATGAGTAA
- a CDS encoding NAD-dependent epimerase/dehydratase family protein — MNVFVTGAAGFIGGSIATGLVKAGHTVTGLVRSAEQAAELTALGITPVIGTLDDSAVLTEQAQKADAVINAASSDHRVAVETLLAALKGSNKPFLHTSGSSIVGDASGGKESDVIYFEDNLPEPTVDKAARVAIDNLILAAAQDGVNSAVICNTLIYGHSLGVKRDSVQLPRLLKQARKSGVVRHVGSGQNIWSNVHIEDVVALYVLALAKNVPGTFYFVESGEASFIDMTTAIAEALKLGKPQDWPLADAEAEWGYEMANYGLGSNSRVRGKHARELLGWAPKRTCVVEWIRHEMV; from the coding sequence ATGAACGTATTCGTTACCGGCGCAGCAGGTTTTATCGGTGGTTCCATCGCCACTGGCCTGGTCAAGGCCGGCCACACCGTTACCGGCCTGGTACGCAGCGCCGAACAAGCCGCCGAGCTGACCGCCCTGGGCATCACCCCGGTAATCGGCACCCTGGATGACAGCGCGGTGTTGACCGAGCAGGCGCAAAAGGCCGATGCGGTGATCAATGCCGCGAGCAGCGACCATCGTGTGGCCGTTGAAACCCTGCTGGCGGCATTGAAGGGCTCGAACAAGCCGTTCCTGCACACCAGCGGTTCGAGCATCGTCGGTGATGCGTCGGGCGGCAAAGAAAGTGATGTCATTTACTTCGAAGACAACCTTCCTGAACCGACTGTCGATAAAGCTGCCCGTGTCGCCATCGATAACCTGATCCTGGCCGCCGCTCAGGACGGTGTGAATTCGGCAGTGATCTGCAACACGTTGATCTACGGCCACAGCCTGGGCGTGAAGCGCGACAGCGTGCAATTGCCGCGTCTGCTCAAGCAAGCCCGCAAGAGCGGGGTGGTGCGTCATGTGGGCAGCGGGCAGAACATTTGGTCCAATGTGCATATTGAAGACGTGGTTGCGCTGTACGTGCTGGCGCTGGCCAAGAATGTGCCAGGCACTTTTTACTTCGTGGAAAGCGGCGAGGCGTCGTTTATCGACATGACCACGGCCATTGCCGAAGCCTTGAAACTGGGTAAACCGCAGGATTGGCCACTGGCCGACGCCGAGGCCGAGTGGGGCTATGAAATGGCGAATTATGGTTTGGGCTCCAACAGCCGCGTGCGAGGCAAGCATGCCCGTGAACTGTTGGGCTGGGCGCCGAAGCGGACTTGCGTTGTGGAGTGGATTCGCCACGAGATGGTGTGA
- a CDS encoding LysR family transcriptional regulator: MKARSDELQIFVSVIECGSISAAAEQVGQTPSAVSRTLSRLEAKLDTTLINRTTRRMDLTEEGKYFFEQAKVILAQMDELEERLSSRQKKPAGRLRINAAVPFMLHGIVPYIAEFRSLYPQIQLELNSDDLIIDLLEQSTDIAIRIGALADSTLHARALGSTPLHILASPDYLKQYGVPSTVAELADHTLLGFTQTETLNHWPLRHADGDRWLIQPSVAASSGETVRQLALEGQGICCLSNFMTVADIDAGRLVPVLEAFNSGYRQPIHAVFYRNSQLALRIQCFLDFIQAKLARYAC, encoded by the coding sequence GTGAAAGCCCGATCCGATGAGCTACAGATCTTCGTCAGCGTGATTGAGTGCGGTTCGATTTCCGCCGCCGCCGAACAGGTCGGGCAGACGCCCTCGGCGGTCAGCCGCACCTTGTCGCGCCTGGAAGCCAAGCTCGACACCACGCTGATCAACCGCACCACGCGGCGCATGGACCTGACCGAGGAGGGCAAGTACTTCTTCGAGCAGGCCAAGGTGATCCTGGCGCAGATGGATGAGCTGGAGGAACGCCTGTCGTCGCGCCAGAAAAAGCCCGCCGGGCGTCTGCGCATCAATGCCGCCGTGCCGTTCATGCTGCATGGCATCGTGCCGTACATCGCTGAGTTTCGCAGCCTCTACCCGCAGATCCAGCTGGAGCTGAACAGCGATGATCTGATTATCGATTTGCTTGAGCAAAGCACCGACATCGCTATTCGCATCGGCGCCCTGGCCGATTCCACCCTGCATGCACGGGCCCTTGGCAGTACGCCGCTGCATATCCTCGCCAGCCCCGACTACCTCAAGCAATACGGCGTGCCGAGCACGGTCGCTGAGTTGGCGGACCACACCTTGCTGGGGTTCACCCAGACTGAAACCCTCAATCACTGGCCGCTGCGCCATGCAGACGGTGACCGCTGGCTGATCCAACCCAGCGTGGCCGCCTCCAGCGGCGAGACCGTGCGCCAGTTGGCGCTGGAGGGCCAGGGTATTTGCTGCCTGTCGAACTTCATGACCGTCGCCGACATCGACGCCGGGCGCCTGGTGCCGGTGCTGGAAGCGTTCAACAGTGGCTATCGCCAACCGATCCACGCGGTGTTCTACCGCAACTCGCAACTGGCGTTGCGCATCCAGTGTTTCCTCGACTTTATCCAGGCCAAGCTGGCGCGGTATGCCTGCTAA
- a CDS encoding sulfite exporter TauE/SafE family protein → MNTFLAFYQNIGPALTLLVIGTFLLAGTVKGVIGLGLPTVAMGLLGLAMLPAQAAALLIIPSTVTNLWQLAVGGHLSGLTKRLWPMLLLIFLGTGFGTLWLGMDGGGWVVHALGGALLLYALSGLFLPTFKVKPQTERWLGPLCGVITGIITSATGVFVIPAVPYLQALGLNRDPLVQALGLSFTVSTLALATGLAWRGTLGGGEINASLLALVPSLLGMWLGQALRQRISAVLFKRVFFISMALLGAHLLISG, encoded by the coding sequence ATGAATACCTTCCTCGCCTTCTACCAAAATATCGGCCCGGCGCTGACCCTGCTGGTGATCGGCACCTTCCTGCTGGCCGGCACCGTCAAAGGCGTGATCGGCCTCGGACTTCCCACCGTCGCCATGGGCCTGCTCGGCCTGGCTATGTTGCCGGCGCAGGCTGCGGCATTGCTGATCATTCCATCGACGGTCACCAACCTCTGGCAATTGGCGGTCGGCGGCCACTTGAGCGGGTTGACCAAACGTTTATGGCCGATGCTTCTGCTGATATTTCTCGGCACTGGGTTTGGTACTTTGTGGTTGGGCATGGACGGTGGTGGCTGGGTGGTCCATGCATTGGGCGGGGCGTTGCTACTTTACGCACTCAGCGGATTGTTCCTGCCCACGTTCAAGGTCAAGCCCCAGACCGAACGCTGGCTCGGCCCTCTGTGCGGAGTGATCACAGGCATCATTACCTCGGCGACTGGCGTATTCGTGATTCCTGCGGTGCCGTATCTGCAAGCCCTGGGCTTGAACCGCGACCCGTTGGTGCAGGCGCTGGGGCTGTCGTTCACCGTATCGACCCTGGCACTGGCCACCGGTTTAGCCTGGCGCGGCACCCTGGGCGGTGGCGAAATCAACGCGTCGCTGCTGGCGCTGGTGCCGTCGCTGCTGGGCATGTGGCTCGGCCAGGCGCTGCGCCAGCGCATCAGTGCGGTGCTGTTCAAACGCGTATTTTTCATCAGCATGGCGCTATTGGGCGCTCACCTGCTGATCAGTGGTTGA
- a CDS encoding LysR substrate-binding domain-containing protein, which produces MHFDLIDLRLYLHILDTGNITAGAARSHLSLAAASARIRAMEASLGIEFLERGRRGVTPTPAGKALARHARLLLQQAEHLQQDLAEYANGIKGQLRLLCNTTALSEYLPELLADFLREHPNLDIDLQELPSLRITQALRQGTADLGIISDAVDTHGLQTLAFRDDPLVLIMPLDHPLTTQHVSFIASLQHDFVGLAANSALSVYLEEQALHAGFRLQTRIRAEGFDGVIRMVARGAGLGIVPQAALERGQQERRFKAQPLQEDWACRKLLLCARSFEHLPGYAKALFEALALPLRKNT; this is translated from the coding sequence ATGCACTTTGACCTGATCGACCTGCGCCTCTACCTGCACATCCTCGACACCGGCAACATTACCGCCGGCGCCGCCCGCAGCCATCTATCATTGGCCGCCGCCAGCGCTCGCATTCGCGCAATGGAGGCCTCACTGGGCATCGAATTCCTTGAACGTGGCCGCCGAGGCGTAACGCCAACACCTGCCGGCAAAGCATTGGCCCGCCACGCCCGCCTGCTCTTGCAACAGGCCGAGCACCTGCAACAGGACCTGGCGGAATACGCCAACGGCATCAAAGGCCAGCTGCGCCTGCTGTGCAACACCACCGCCCTCAGCGAATACCTGCCCGAGCTGCTGGCGGACTTTTTGCGCGAGCACCCCAACCTCGATATTGACCTGCAAGAGCTTCCGAGCCTGCGCATCACCCAGGCCTTGCGTCAGGGCACGGCGGACCTTGGGATCATTTCCGACGCCGTAGACACCCACGGCCTGCAGACCCTGGCGTTTCGTGACGATCCGCTGGTGCTGATCATGCCGCTGGATCATCCGCTGACGACGCAACACGTGAGCTTCATCGCCAGCCTGCAACACGACTTCGTAGGCCTCGCCGCCAACAGCGCGCTGTCGGTGTACCTGGAAGAACAGGCGCTGCACGCAGGCTTTCGCTTGCAGACCCGCATCCGTGCCGAGGGTTTTGATGGCGTCATTCGCATGGTCGCCCGTGGCGCCGGCCTGGGTATCGTGCCCCAGGCCGCACTGGAGCGTGGGCAGCAAGAACGTCGCTTCAAGGCCCAACCGTTGCAAGAGGATTGGGCCTGCCGAAAGCTGCTGCTATGTGCGCGCTCGTTCGAACACCTGCCGGGCTACGCCAAAGCCTTGTTCGAGGCCTTGGCCCTGCCTTTGCGGAAAAACACGTAA
- a CDS encoding amino acid permease: MTTPDNGFAEITHRELGLRRQLTSGQMSMIAIGGAIGTGLFMGSAYAIGYAGPSVLVSYAIGALITLLLMGCLAEMTVAHSTSGSFGAYAEFYISPLAGFLVRYAYWAAIVLAVGAEVTAVAMYMKYWFANVPEWVWIVSFSSVLIVLNAISVKTFGNFEYWFSTIKISAIVGFIILAVYVVFGSGNPDYGVQHYTAHDGFFPHGLSGMWIAVIVSIFSYLSVEMIAVAAGEAADPEQAVKKAFRATIVRLVVFYLLTLALMLAIVPWNQAGQTQSPFVTVMQTIGIPGATGVMNFVILIAALSAMNSQLYITTRMMFSLSRAGFAPTSMGALSKSGIPLNALLLSSSGIALATLLNVVYPESSFTLMMAISMFGAIFTWFMIFLTHLFFRRYRKRHGGPKLSFQLRLFPYSTLLGLVLMGAVMITTYFTEAFKMTLVFGVPFLLILSAVYYVFFRKGRAKASNKALA, translated from the coding sequence GTGACTACGCCAGACAACGGCTTTGCAGAGATCACCCACCGCGAACTGGGCCTGCGGCGCCAGCTCACTTCCGGCCAGATGAGCATGATCGCCATCGGTGGCGCCATCGGCACCGGGCTGTTCATGGGCAGCGCCTACGCCATCGGTTATGCCGGGCCCAGCGTGCTGGTGAGCTACGCCATCGGCGCGCTGATCACCTTGCTGTTGATGGGCTGTCTGGCGGAAATGACCGTGGCGCATTCCACCTCGGGCTCCTTTGGCGCCTACGCCGAGTTCTATATCAGCCCGCTGGCGGGCTTTCTGGTGCGGTATGCCTACTGGGCAGCGATTGTGCTGGCGGTGGGGGCCGAGGTCACGGCGGTGGCGATGTACATGAAGTACTGGTTCGCCAACGTACCGGAATGGGTGTGGATCGTGTCGTTTTCCAGCGTGCTGATTGTGCTCAACGCGATCAGCGTGAAGACCTTCGGCAACTTCGAATACTGGTTCTCGACGATCAAGATCAGCGCCATCGTCGGCTTCATTATTCTCGCGGTGTACGTGGTGTTCGGCTCCGGCAACCCGGACTACGGCGTGCAGCACTACACGGCCCATGACGGCTTTTTCCCCCATGGCTTGAGCGGCATGTGGATCGCGGTGATCGTGTCGATCTTCAGCTACTTGAGCGTGGAGATGATCGCGGTGGCCGCCGGTGAAGCGGCGGACCCGGAACAAGCAGTGAAGAAAGCCTTCCGCGCCACCATCGTGCGCCTGGTGGTGTTTTATCTGCTGACCCTGGCGCTGATGTTGGCCATCGTGCCGTGGAACCAGGCCGGGCAAACCCAAAGCCCATTCGTCACAGTGATGCAGACCATCGGCATTCCCGGCGCCACCGGGGTGATGAATTTTGTAATTCTGATTGCGGCGCTGTCGGCCATGAACAGCCAGCTCTACATCACCACGCGCATGATGTTCAGCTTGTCCCGCGCCGGCTTTGCGCCCACGTCCATGGGCGCCTTGAGTAAGAGCGGCATTCCGTTGAACGCGTTGTTGCTGTCCAGCTCGGGCATCGCCCTGGCGACGCTGCTCAATGTGGTGTACCCGGAAAGTTCGTTCACCTTGATGATGGCGATTTCGATGTTTGGCGCGATCTTCACCTGGTTCATGATCTTCCTCACGCACCTGTTTTTCCGGCGCTATCGCAAGCGTCACGGCGGGCCGAAGTTATCCTTCCAGCTGCGGCTGTTTCCGTACAGCACCCTGCTGGGACTGGTGCTGATGGGCGCGGTGATGATCACCACCTATTTCACCGAGGCGTTCAAGATGACGCTGGTGTTTGGTGTGCCGTTTCTATTGATTCTGTCGGCGGTATATTACGTGTTTTTCCGCAAAGGCAGGGCCAAGGCCTCGAACAAGGCTTTGGCGTAG